CGACCTCGAAAAACTTAAGGAATTTTGCCAGCTTGATGACATGGCCATCCTACAAGCCAGTGAATACGAACTTACGTTTGCCATCCTGCAATGCCTCAAAGCCTTTAAGCGCTAACCTTTAAGCATTTACTACGCCCGCAAGTACACTCATCAGTGACTTGCTTCATAAGTTGTTCTACCTAAAAAACGAAAAAGCCATGCGGAATTTCCCTCATGGCTTTCTGATTTACTCAACGTTATGAAAAACTTTTCTTTTCAATGCAAATATATATGATTAGTTATGATATAAAATTCAAAATGGTCAAAAAAATTTTACACCACCAACTTATCCAAAACAAACCATTGATATTCAATACATTAACCGTAAACTAAAAACTAAGCGTAGACTTCCTGATTAGGTACTATTACTTATCGCTGTTCATCGAGGATCAAACCGTCCCGAATCGTCAGTTTTCGGTCGGCCATATCAGCCAGCAACTCATTATGAGTTACAATCACAAACGCTTGCCCTAACTCATTACGTAACCGAAAAAATAGCTTGTGAAGTTCCTCAGCGTTATGTGAATCTAGGTTGCCGCTGGGCTCGTCGGCGAAAACAATGGCGGGAGAATTGATCAGGGCGCGGGCGACGGCGGTTCGCTGCTGCTCCCCCCCCGATAATTGAGATGGTAAATGGGCCTTCCGGTCACCTACGCCCAGAATATTTAATAATTCCTCCGCCCGGACCCGCACCTTTTTCTCGTCGTGACCGGCAATAAATCCCGGCAGACAAACATTCTCTAGAGCGGTAAATTCTGCCAGCAGGTTATGAAACTGAAACACAAACCCGATCCGTTCGTTTCGGAAGCGGGCCAGGTCTTTTTCATTGAGTTTAAACACATTCTGTTCCGCCAGCGTGATTTGTCCTGAATCGGGGCGGTCGAGCGTTCCTAAGATATGAAGCAGGGTGCTTTTACCGGCACCGGAGGCTCCAACGATGGATACGACCTCCCCAGATTGAATACTCAGGTTGATGCCCTTCAGAACGGGCAGATCGCCGTGGGAACGGGTTATGTTGATGGCTTCCAGAAGCGGTTGCATAGAAGATAAGCGGGTCAGAGTGGCGCGAAAAACCGGTTTTTACCAGCAGAACGAGTTCCCTGCTGAATTTTAAAACCGAAAGAAGTTGTTCCGCTAAATTTCGTTAAACTATCTTTACACGCGAAAGTAATGTTTTTTTCACCATTCCTTGTTTTGCTCCATATGAACATTCACGAGTACCAGGGTAAAGAGATATTGAAACAATACGGTGTCCGGGTCCAGGAAGGCATCGTAGCCGAATCGCCCGAAAAAGCCGTTGAAGCCGCCAAGCAGATCATGGCGCAAACCAATTCGAAGTTTGTCGTAATTAAATCGCAGATCCACGCTGGAGGCCGTGGTAAAGGCAAAATTCAGGGATCGGAGCAACGTGGGGTTCAATTGGCCAAGTCGGTCGATGACGTACGTGAAATTTCCAAAAATATCATCGGTAATGTCCTGGTAACGCACCAGACTGGCCCTGAAGGCCGGAAAGTCAATAAAGTCCTGGTTGCTCAGGATGTATACTACCCCGGCGCTTCCGAGCCCAAGGAATATTACATCGGTATTCTGCTGGATCGCGCCAAAGCCTGCAACGTCATCATGGCCAGCACCGAAGGCGGTATGGACATTGAAGAAGTAGCTGAGCATTCTCCCGAAAAAATCGTGAAGGAATGGGTGGATCCGGCCATCGGCCTGCAGTCGTTTCAGGTGCGCAACATCGCCTTTGCGCTGGGCCTGGAGGGTGAAGCGTTCAAAGAAATGGTGAAATTCATCGGAGCGCTGTATAAAGCGTATGTCGAAACGGATTCGTCCATGTTCGAAATCAACCCGGTGCTGAAAACATCCGACAACAAAATTCTGGCGGTGGATGCCAAGGTGAATCTGGATGACAACGCCCTGTACCGTCATCCGGACCTGAAAAACCTCCGCGACATTGCAGAAGAAGATCCGCTGGAAGTAGAAGCAACGGCCAACGACCTGAATTACGTTAAACTGGACGGTAACGTCGGTTGTATGGTAAACGGTGCCGGTCTGGCGATGGCCACGATGGACATCATCAAACTGTCGGGTGGCGAACCGGCCAACTTCCTGGACGTAGGGGGTGGTGCTAATGCAAAAACCGTGGAAGCGGGCTTCCGGATCATTCTGAAAGACCCAAACGTAAAAGCGATCCTGATCAACATATTCGGCGGGATTGTCCGCGGTGACCGGGTTGCAACGGGGGTAGTTGAAGCCTACAAAGCCATTGGCGATATCAAAGTGCCGATCATCGTTCGTCTGCAGGGAACCAACGCCGAAGAAGGAGCCCGCATCATCGACGAATCCGGCCTGAAAGTATTCTCGGCCGTTCAGCTGAAAGATGCTGCTGCCAAAGTGAAGCAAGTACTGGAAGGAGTAGAATAAGGAATCAGGAGTTTCTATAAAGAAGCGGATGCCGGAAAAGGGAGTGTCTTCCTTTTCCGACATCCGCTTCTTTATTTATTCGCGGCCTTATCGTCTACCTTGCTGGTAGTACTTCATGGCGTCCGGCATTTGCTTTTCCAGGTCGCGAATCCGGCGCTCATCCGACGGGTGCGTTGACAGGAATTCCGGCGGTTTTTGGCCCCCGCCCGCTTTCGCCATCCGGCCCCAGAAATTAACCGCTTCCTGCGGATTATAGCCCGCCATCGCCATAAAAATAAGGCCCAGTTTGTCTGCTTCCGACTCCTGCGAGCGGCTGTGCGGCAATGCTCGCCCGACCTGATAGGCGGCCGGAAGCCCCGCTCCGACGGCCTGAAGCAACAACGCGTTGGTCTGGCTGCGCTGGTTTTGCGAGAGCGAGCCCAGAACCAATTGACCGCCTTGCAACAAACCGCTGGCGACCAGTTCTTCACTCATCCGTTCGTTACCATGCTCGGCAATGGCGTGCGAAACTTCGTGGCCCATAACCGTAGCCACGCCCGCTTCGTTCTGCGTGTAGGGCAGAATACCCGTATAAAACGCCACCTTCCCCCCCGGCATACACCAGGCGTTGACCTGCGGACTTTCAATCAGGTTGAACTCCCACTGAAACCCACTCAAACGGTCGCTGAGGTTGTTAGCCGCCATGTATGTTTCGACGGCTTTCTGAATTCGTGCCCCTACGCGCTTGATCATATCTTCCTGCGCCCCGGTACGAACAACCCGGCTCGAATCCAACACACCCTTATAATTTGTAAAACTCAACGGTAACATCTGAGAATTCGGAATCAACACCAGCTGATTCCGACCCGTTAACGGAACCTTCTGACACGCAATTACAAGGCCAACCAGCAATATGGCCATTATCGCTCTTTTCATGGTTAGAATATAGAATTGTTTAAAAAATTAGACGTCAAAACTATCTACTAGAGACTGTTGTAAGTTCCACTTTGTTCAATTTTTTTAACTAGCGTGCGGTTGAGCCGTCTTTCCTGTTTAGATTTGCGGCAGCAGCAAAAGTTTAATTTTTATGAAAATCATCGCCGTCGGACGCAATTACGCGGAGCACATCAAGGAACTAAACAACGAGCAACCCGACGATCCGGTTATTTTCACCAAACCCGAGACAGCCGTCCTGCGCCCCGGCGATCCGTTTTTCTACCCTGATTTTTCAACCGACGTTCACCACGAAGTAGAAATCATCGTGCGCATCAGCCGCACGGGTAAAAACATTGAGCAAAAGTTTGCCCACCGCTATTATGACGAAATTGGCGTGGGCATCGACTTCACGGCGCGCGATCTGCAATCAAAGCTGAAAACCAAAGGGTTACCGTGGGATCTGGCCAAAGGATTCAACGGCTCGGCCCCCATGTCGGCTTTTGTTCCCAAGACGGATTTCCCGGATTTGCAAAACCTAAACTTTCGGCTCGACGTAAACGGCGAAACCCGGCAGGTGGGCAATACCTCCATGATGCTGTTTCAAATCGACTACCTGATTTCGTTTGTTTCCAACTACTTCATGCTCCTTCAGGGCGATATTCTTTTTACCGGTACACCGAAAGGCGTTGGCCCCGTCCAGATTGGCGACCGGCTGACGGCTTACCTCGAAGACCGGAAAATGTTGGAATTTGATGTAAAATAGCGAACGGCTTCAGGCAGGGGAATATGGTAGAAATTGTGAGAACAAAGTTATTTTACGTAGGTCTGGCGAGCTTGCTGCTGCTGTTGCATTCCGGCTTCGGACAAAAGCCCGACAAGACTATTTTGAAAGCCGTTCAACCCGGTTATTTTCTGTTTCCCATCATGCCCGGCGAAGCCAATTCGCTCTCGGGTGGGTTGGGCGATCTGCGTCCGAACCACTTCCACGCCGGAATCGACATCCGGACCGCCCAGCGCGAAGGACTGGACGTGTACGCAGCCGCCGACGGCTATGTGTCCCGGATTGCAGTCTTCACGGGCGGGTACGGCAACGTTATCTTCATCAAACACCCCAACGGCCTCACGACGGTTTACGGCCACCTCAAAACCCTGAGCGATACGCTGGGTCAGTATCTGCGAGCGGAACAATACAAAAAACAGACGTTTGAAATTGATCTGCGTCCGGCGCCCAACCAGTTTCCGGTGAAAAAAGGGCAGATCATCGCGTTGTCGGGAAACACGGGGGGGTCGGGCGGCCCGCACCTGCACTTTGAAATCCGCGACGAAAAGAATAACCTGCTCAATCCGCTGCTTTTCGGCTTTCAGGAAATCGAAGACAACGTTCCGCCTTATTTTGAGCGGATTGCCCTGCAACCCCTGACGCCCGCATCCCGCGTGAACGGTCAGGCCGGGCGGCTGGCACTCACGCCGGTTCGGCGGCCCAACGGGGATTACGTGCTGACGCAACCGATTTCGGCCAGCGGTCTGATTGGTCTGGAAGTACTGGCGCACGATCGTACCAGCGGTTCTCCGTTCCGGAATGGACTCACCTGCATCGAAATTCAGCTCGACGATCAGGAGATGTTTGCCTACAACATGAACAACTTCCCGAACGAAGAAACCCGGCTGATTAACCTGCACATGAATTACGCGGTGGAGCAATTGACGGGCCAGCGGTTTCACCGGTGTTACATCGCCGACGGCAATACCCTCAACTCGTACCGGTACGATCAGAGACAGGGAAAACTGCCCCTCTTCGATGGCAAACCGCACGAAGTCCGGATTACGTTATACGACTGCTTCCAGCACACCACCAACCTGCGGTTTACGGTTTTGCCCGAAGCCGAAAACGCCCTGCCGGGGAAACTGACGCCGAGCAAATTACCGACGGCCATTTTCAGTTCAGTTGAAGAAAACACCCTGATTATCAGAGCCCGCAATTTTCCAACGACCGTTCCGCCAACGGCTCGCTTGTTCGCGAGCGGCGCTTCCAAAGACTTGCCGGTGGATTACGTCCGAGGGAATGAAGCTTATTACGTAGTGGATCTACAAAAATACCTGCCGGATTCGGTACAAGTTGGCAAAACCGTTCTGCCCCTGAATTTCAAGAAACGGATTCTGCCCGGCAAGTCAGCTTTCTACCGTGATTCATCCGTTACCGTTGCGTTTGCTCCGGAGAGCCTGTACGATACCCTGCACCTATCCGTTTCAACCCTGGGTAACCAGCTGACGATTAACCAGAGAACGATTGCTCTGAAAGATAACATTGAAGTGGATTTCGTTCCGGCCGATCCGGTTGAAGACCCCCGCAAAACGCAGATGTACCTGATCAACGGCGGACGACGCTATTACGTGGGCGGTTTCTGGAAAAACAACCATTTTCTGTTCCGAAGCCGTCAGTTAGGAACATTTCAATTGCTGGCCGACCCGAATCCGCCGACGGTCAAATTCCTGCGGAAAGATCATACGGCGCTGGTAGCGACGGTGAAAGATGATTTGTCGGGATTGGATACCGTGCGGGCGATGGTCAACGGCGAGTGGATTTTGATGCAGTACGATTACAAAAGAGCCCTGGTTTGGTCGGATAAATTAGATCCGGCGAAACCGTTTGAAGGCTCGGTGGTGTTAGAAGCAAAAGACCGGGCCGGAAATGTAACCACCGTCACGGCCCAGCTCCCACCCGCTCCCCGACCGATGACCGTCGATTCGGCGGCTGTTGGGGGGGACGAAAACTAACCCTTGGCAGACCATTGAGACGGTTTGCCGTTACTGACAGAAGACTTAAACCTAAAAACTATGGCTCTCCAAACCGGCGACGCAGCGCCCGACTTTGAATCCCGCGACCAGGACGGCAACCCCGTTCGGTTATCGGATTTTCGGGGCAAGAAGGTCGTGCTGTATTTTTATCCGAAAGACGACACCCCCGGCTGTACGGCCGAAGCCTGCAGCCTGCGCGACAACTACGAACATCTGCAAAAAGTCGGTTACGAAGTACTCGGCGTGAGTGTTGATGACGAAAAATCACACCAGAAATTCATCAAGAAATATAACCTGCCATTTCCGCTGCTGGCCGACACCGACCACAAAATCGTGGAAGCCTACGACGTCTGGCACGAAAAGTCGATGTACGGACGCAAATTCATGGGAATCGTCCGCACAACCTTTCTGATTGACGAGCAGGGCACGATTTCCGAGGTTATCACCAAAATTGACACGGAAAAACACGCGGAACAGATTTTAAAATAGAAATTAGCATCCAGCCAGGAGACGACAGACACTTTTTGAACATCTTGCCTCTCTTGTCATAACTCCCTTTTCTACATATGGAAATCCAAGAATTACAACACATTGCCACGCAGGTCCGGCGCGATATCGTCCGGATGGTCCACGCCGTTAATTCCGGCCACCCCGGCGGTTCGCTGGGCTGCACTGACCTTCTGGTCGCGCTTTATTTTGATGTGATGCGCCTGAAGCGGGACCAGGAAGGGAAGGTCATTTTTGACATGGATGCCCGCGACGAAGATGTGTTCTTTTTGTCGAATGGTCACATTTCGCCGGTTTTTTACAGCGTACTGGCCCGTTCCGGTTATTTTCCGGTTTCTGAACTGGCAACGTTCCGGAAGCTCGACAGCCGCCTGCAGGGCCACCCCGCCACCGCCGAACACCTGCCCGGTATCCGTATTGCGTCGGGTTCGCTGGGGCAAGGGCTCTCGGTAGCCTGCGGAGCGGCTTTTGCCAAACGCCTGAACGGCGACGACAAGCAGGTTTACGTACTGATGGGCGACGGTGAGCAGCAGGAAGGCCAGATTTGGGAAGCTGCGTCGTTTGCTCCTCACCATAAACTGGGTAACTTAACGGCCATCATTGACCTCAACGGCCAGCAAATCGACGGCCCGACAAACCTGGTCATGAACAACCGCGACCTGGGCGCTAAATACCGGGCTTTCGGCTGGAACGTGACCGAAATGCATGGCAACGACATGAGCGACATCATCAAAACCCTGCACCAGTCAAAATCCGAACAGGATGTACCGACCCTGATTTTGATGAAAACGGAAATGGGTTACGGCGTCGATTTCATGATGGGTAGCCACAAATGGCACGGTGT
This Larkinella insperata DNA region includes the following protein-coding sequences:
- a CDS encoding ABC transporter ATP-binding protein; translated protein: MQPLLEAINITRSHGDLPVLKGINLSIQSGEVVSIVGASGAGKSTLLHILGTLDRPDSGQITLAEQNVFKLNEKDLARFRNERIGFVFQFHNLLAEFTALENVCLPGFIAGHDEKKVRVRAEELLNILGVGDRKAHLPSQLSGGEQQRTAVARALINSPAIVFADEPSGNLDSHNAEELHKLFFRLRNELGQAFVIVTHNELLADMADRKLTIRDGLILDEQR
- the sucC gene encoding ADP-forming succinate--CoA ligase subunit beta; translated protein: MNIHEYQGKEILKQYGVRVQEGIVAESPEKAVEAAKQIMAQTNSKFVVIKSQIHAGGRGKGKIQGSEQRGVQLAKSVDDVREISKNIIGNVLVTHQTGPEGRKVNKVLVAQDVYYPGASEPKEYYIGILLDRAKACNVIMASTEGGMDIEEVAEHSPEKIVKEWVDPAIGLQSFQVRNIAFALGLEGEAFKEMVKFIGALYKAYVETDSSMFEINPVLKTSDNKILAVDAKVNLDDNALYRHPDLKNLRDIAEEDPLEVEATANDLNYVKLDGNVGCMVNGAGLAMATMDIIKLSGGEPANFLDVGGGANAKTVEAGFRIILKDPNVKAILINIFGGIVRGDRVATGVVEAYKAIGDIKVPIIVRLQGTNAEEGARIIDESGLKVFSAVQLKDAAAKVKQVLEGVE
- a CDS encoding M48 family metallopeptidase, with protein sequence MKRAIMAILLVGLVIACQKVPLTGRNQLVLIPNSQMLPLSFTNYKGVLDSSRVVRTGAQEDMIKRVGARIQKAVETYMAANNLSDRLSGFQWEFNLIESPQVNAWCMPGGKVAFYTGILPYTQNEAGVATVMGHEVSHAIAEHGNERMSEELVASGLLQGGQLVLGSLSQNQRSQTNALLLQAVGAGLPAAYQVGRALPHSRSQESEADKLGLIFMAMAGYNPQEAVNFWGRMAKAGGGQKPPEFLSTHPSDERRIRDLEKQMPDAMKYYQQGRR
- a CDS encoding fumarylacetoacetate hydrolase family protein encodes the protein MKIIAVGRNYAEHIKELNNEQPDDPVIFTKPETAVLRPGDPFFYPDFSTDVHHEVEIIVRISRTGKNIEQKFAHRYYDEIGVGIDFTARDLQSKLKTKGLPWDLAKGFNGSAPMSAFVPKTDFPDLQNLNFRLDVNGETRQVGNTSMMLFQIDYLISFVSNYFMLLQGDILFTGTPKGVGPVQIGDRLTAYLEDRKMLEFDVK
- a CDS encoding M23 family metallopeptidase, whose protein sequence is MRTKLFYVGLASLLLLLHSGFGQKPDKTILKAVQPGYFLFPIMPGEANSLSGGLGDLRPNHFHAGIDIRTAQREGLDVYAAADGYVSRIAVFTGGYGNVIFIKHPNGLTTVYGHLKTLSDTLGQYLRAEQYKKQTFEIDLRPAPNQFPVKKGQIIALSGNTGGSGGPHLHFEIRDEKNNLLNPLLFGFQEIEDNVPPYFERIALQPLTPASRVNGQAGRLALTPVRRPNGDYVLTQPISASGLIGLEVLAHDRTSGSPFRNGLTCIEIQLDDQEMFAYNMNNFPNEETRLINLHMNYAVEQLTGQRFHRCYIADGNTLNSYRYDQRQGKLPLFDGKPHEVRITLYDCFQHTTNLRFTVLPEAENALPGKLTPSKLPTAIFSSVEENTLIIRARNFPTTVPPTARLFASGASKDLPVDYVRGNEAYYVVDLQKYLPDSVQVGKTVLPLNFKKRILPGKSAFYRDSSVTVAFAPESLYDTLHLSVSTLGNQLTINQRTIALKDNIEVDFVPADPVEDPRKTQMYLINGGRRYYVGGFWKNNHFLFRSRQLGTFQLLADPNPPTVKFLRKDHTALVATVKDDLSGLDTVRAMVNGEWILMQYDYKRALVWSDKLDPAKPFEGSVVLEAKDRAGNVTTVTAQLPPAPRPMTVDSAAVGGDEN
- the bcp gene encoding thioredoxin-dependent thiol peroxidase — translated: MALQTGDAAPDFESRDQDGNPVRLSDFRGKKVVLYFYPKDDTPGCTAEACSLRDNYEHLQKVGYEVLGVSVDDEKSHQKFIKKYNLPFPLLADTDHKIVEAYDVWHEKSMYGRKFMGIVRTTFLIDEQGTISEVITKIDTEKHAEQILK
- a CDS encoding transketolase; protein product: MEIQELQHIATQVRRDIVRMVHAVNSGHPGGSLGCTDLLVALYFDVMRLKRDQEGKVIFDMDARDEDVFFLSNGHISPVFYSVLARSGYFPVSELATFRKLDSRLQGHPATAEHLPGIRIASGSLGQGLSVACGAAFAKRLNGDDKQVYVLMGDGEQQEGQIWEAASFAPHHKLGNLTAIIDLNGQQIDGPTNLVMNNRDLGAKYRAFGWNVTEMHGNDMSDIIKTLHQSKSEQDVPTLILMKTEMGYGVDFMMGSHKWHGVAPNDEQLATALNQLPLTAGMEDY